The following are encoded together in the Bradyrhizobium algeriense genome:
- a CDS encoding GldG family protein — MSAELANIGWFFGVVAALALLFAAGLKLPVRIGSTSRVVTAVLVVGAALTVAILANVALFRHDAYLDLTREKAFTPSAEARDLVLALKEPIDVAYFYQKQNPGARALTTMLSQLERQNPNFHVQLIDADQSPALANSLGVRTYNSAVLRAGDRRIEVVTTDDREIALGLLRLMRQREMVVCFAAGHGEYDIDNFEFHTHFEGAQSHHHDASGLAVVQMEQHGIGRLRRALEKLGLVARKVSFATGQAIPDDCAVLVEANPRTAYSPKESELLRRYLERGGSAMVLVEPDYVLDDSIAAVLARAGVKIGDGVIVDPRDHYFTDEQMIAVSRYGTHPVTRGLSLSFYPGARPLETVAAADVRVVPLATSSTESYIISDRLGKRVEPETGPPAARIIVLASEGRITEAAKPFRLIVAGDADFVSNSFFPYLGNSDVVLAGIAWLTREERAPTMKPPVEVLPTVTLTGAQMRGIFIVTVLLMPGLVALAGVAMWWRRR, encoded by the coding sequence ATGAGTGCGGAGCTGGCCAACATCGGCTGGTTTTTCGGTGTCGTCGCCGCGCTTGCACTCCTGTTCGCGGCGGGGCTCAAGCTGCCGGTCCGGATTGGGTCAACGAGCCGTGTCGTCACCGCGGTGCTTGTTGTCGGTGCTGCCCTGACCGTCGCGATTCTCGCCAATGTCGCGCTGTTTCGCCACGACGCCTATCTCGACCTCACGCGCGAGAAGGCGTTCACGCCGTCAGCCGAGGCGCGTGACCTGGTGCTCGCACTGAAGGAGCCGATCGACGTCGCCTATTTCTATCAGAAGCAGAATCCCGGCGCCCGGGCGCTGACCACCATGCTCAGCCAGCTCGAGCGGCAAAACCCCAACTTTCACGTGCAACTGATCGATGCCGACCAGAGCCCGGCACTGGCGAACAGCCTCGGTGTCCGCACCTACAATTCCGCCGTGCTGCGCGCCGGCGACCGCCGCATCGAGGTGGTCACCACCGACGACCGGGAGATTGCGCTCGGCTTGCTGCGATTGATGCGCCAGCGCGAGATGGTGGTTTGCTTCGCCGCCGGCCATGGTGAGTACGATATCGATAATTTCGAATTCCATACGCATTTCGAGGGCGCTCAGAGTCACCATCACGATGCCTCGGGGCTGGCGGTCGTGCAGATGGAGCAGCATGGCATCGGACGGCTCCGGCGTGCGCTGGAGAAGCTCGGGCTGGTCGCGCGAAAAGTATCGTTCGCGACCGGACAGGCGATCCCGGATGATTGCGCTGTGCTGGTCGAGGCCAATCCCCGAACTGCCTATAGCCCGAAGGAAAGCGAACTGTTGCGCCGCTATCTGGAGCGCGGCGGCTCGGCGATGGTCCTCGTCGAGCCAGACTATGTGCTGGACGACAGCATCGCAGCAGTTCTGGCCCGGGCTGGTGTCAAGATCGGCGACGGCGTGATCGTCGACCCCAGGGATCACTATTTTACGGATGAACAGATGATCGCCGTATCACGCTACGGGACCCATCCGGTCACGCGCGGACTTTCGCTATCGTTCTATCCGGGTGCGCGGCCGCTTGAGACTGTGGCGGCAGCCGACGTGCGGGTCGTACCGCTGGCGACCAGCAGCACGGAGAGCTACATCATCAGCGATCGTCTCGGAAAGCGGGTGGAGCCGGAGACCGGACCGCCCGCAGCGCGGATCATCGTGCTTGCGTCCGAAGGACGCATCACCGAAGCAGCCAAGCCCTTTCGCCTGATCGTCGCGGGCGACGCTGACTTCGTTTCCAATTCTTTCTTTCCTTATCTCGGCAATTCCGATGTCGTGCTCGCAGGGATCGCCTGGCTGACGCGCGAGGAGAGGGCGCCGACCATGAAGCCCCCGGTCGAGGTCTTGCCGACGGTGACGCTTACCGGCGCACAGATGCGCGGCATCTTCATCGTCACGGTACTGCTGATGCCGGGCCTGGTCGCCCTTGCCGGGGTTGCGATGTGGTGGCGGCGGCGATGA
- a CDS encoding ABC transporter permease, with amino-acid sequence MKTLRILFAKELNAILASPIGYTVSAVFLLVLGYTFSLTLFTTKVANLQYILHQMYVLSILLVPVLTMRSFAEERRSETLELLLTAPVGELSIVLAKYAATLTLVLGMFAASLLYALILDRYGEPDWGPIYAGYLALMLHASLLVAVGLLMSSLTENQVVAAALSIGTFLMLWFADSVSYLLPPPFDSVAINLSLIGHFKPMVSGSVFLSDVGYFVTASMLALFLATWGLAQR; translated from the coding sequence ATGAAAACGCTGCGCATTCTGTTTGCCAAGGAATTGAACGCGATTCTGGCATCGCCGATCGGCTACACGGTTTCCGCCGTGTTCCTGCTGGTGCTCGGCTACACGTTCAGCCTCACGCTGTTCACAACCAAGGTCGCCAATCTGCAGTACATTCTCCACCAGATGTACGTGCTGTCGATCCTGCTGGTACCGGTATTGACCATGCGCAGCTTTGCCGAGGAGCGGCGATCGGAAACGCTCGAGCTGTTGCTCACCGCCCCGGTGGGCGAATTGTCCATCGTACTTGCGAAGTATGCGGCCACGCTGACGCTCGTGCTCGGCATGTTTGCAGCATCCCTGCTCTATGCATTGATCCTGGATCGCTACGGCGAGCCGGATTGGGGGCCGATCTATGCGGGTTATCTGGCGCTGATGCTGCACGCCTCGCTTCTTGTTGCAGTCGGTCTCCTGATGTCGAGCTTGACGGAAAATCAGGTCGTCGCCGCAGCACTGTCGATCGGCACCTTTCTAATGCTTTGGTTCGCCGATTCGGTCTCCTATCTGCTGCCGCCGCCGTTCGACAGCGTTGCCATCAACCTGTCGCTGATCGGCCATTTCAAGCCGATGGTCTCGGGCTCGGTTTTCCTGTCGGATGTCGGCTATTTCGTCACCGCGAGCATGCTCGCGCTGTTCCTCGCAACGTGGGGACTGGCGCAGCGATGA
- a CDS encoding ABC transporter ATP-binding protein — MTIMPSDAVPGGISTARADAPAISAIDVSKTYGSVSALDRLTLDVRAGEIFGLLGPNGSGKTTFMRLLAGYLLPSAGRLTVAGLDVLNDSLAVRRRIGYVPESAPLYHHMRVGEFLTFMARLRGVPEREIASAVARVVARLALSAVLDKPTGKLSRGYRQRTALAQALIHDPDILILDEPTNGLDPRQIIEMRQLIRSLAGRHTVLMSSHILSEVQKTSDRVAVLLNGRLLGVRAIAETPDLEEWFLSLT; from the coding sequence ATGACCATCATGCCGAGCGATGCAGTGCCCGGCGGTATATCGACCGCGAGGGCGGATGCGCCGGCCATCTCCGCGATCGATGTGAGCAAAACCTACGGCTCGGTTTCGGCGCTTGACCGATTGACGCTCGACGTCCGAGCCGGGGAAATATTCGGATTGCTCGGGCCAAATGGCTCCGGCAAGACCACTTTCATGCGGCTGCTTGCGGGCTATCTTCTACCATCTGCCGGCCGCCTGACCGTGGCCGGGCTGGACGTCCTCAACGATTCGCTCGCGGTGCGCCGGCGTATCGGTTACGTGCCTGAATCGGCGCCGCTCTATCACCACATGCGCGTCGGTGAATTCCTCACCTTCATGGCGCGGCTGCGCGGCGTACCCGAGCGAGAAATCGCAAGCGCGGTTGCGCGCGTGGTCGCTCGGCTGGCGCTGTCCGCCGTGCTCGATAAGCCCACCGGGAAGCTATCGCGCGGCTATCGCCAGCGGACCGCGCTTGCGCAGGCGCTGATCCACGATCCAGATATTCTCATTCTCGACGAGCCGACCAATGGTCTCGACCCACGCCAAATCATCGAGATGCGGCAATTGATCCGCTCGCTTGCCGGTCGTCACACGGTGCTGATGAGCTCGCATATCCTGAGCGAAGTGCAAAAGACGTCCGATCGGGTCGCGGTCCTGCTCAATGGCCGTCTGCTCGGCGTGCGGGCTATTGCCGAGACGCCCGATCTTGAAGAGTGGTTCTTGTCCCTGACATGA
- a CDS encoding N-acyl homoserine lactonase family protein, producing the protein MTKHVALSLAVALGFAAMAAPAPAQEGPKLYVFTSGSLGGFPKAALQMGGQGNIDWAPVSFYVLKHPKGNVIIDTGNNDKTITDPEGWWGPLAKGFGLKMTKDDAIPAQLAKIGLKTDDIKYVVAGHLHLDHGGNVGQFPNATLVVQNDELKAAWWPDVGFSIYYIPGDFADTKKMNIVRLNGDLDLFDDGSVRVMRAPGHTPGSQFVVVKLPKTGSVILTSDVVYLKENLDKNLIPPIPGTQSPGDAYNSYQRIRLIRDANNAQIFYGHDPEIFKATKKAPEFYD; encoded by the coding sequence ATGACGAAGCATGTTGCCTTGAGTCTAGCTGTGGCGCTCGGCTTTGCGGCGATGGCCGCGCCGGCCCCCGCACAAGAGGGTCCGAAACTTTACGTCTTCACATCCGGTTCGCTGGGAGGCTTCCCGAAGGCCGCCCTGCAGATGGGCGGCCAGGGCAACATCGATTGGGCGCCCGTGAGCTTCTATGTGCTGAAGCATCCCAAGGGCAACGTCATCATCGATACCGGCAACAACGACAAGACGATCACGGATCCCGAAGGCTGGTGGGGACCGCTGGCCAAGGGATTTGGCCTAAAGATGACTAAGGACGACGCGATCCCCGCTCAACTCGCAAAGATCGGCCTGAAGACGGATGACATCAAGTACGTAGTGGCAGGTCACCTCCACCTCGACCATGGCGGCAATGTCGGACAGTTTCCCAATGCCACGCTCGTGGTGCAGAATGACGAGCTGAAGGCTGCCTGGTGGCCGGATGTCGGGTTTTCGATTTACTACATCCCAGGCGACTTCGCCGACACCAAGAAGATGAACATCGTCCGCCTCAATGGCGATCTCGACCTGTTCGATGATGGTTCCGTGCGCGTCATGCGCGCGCCCGGCCATACGCCCGGCAGTCAGTTCGTGGTAGTGAAACTTCCGAAGACGGGGTCCGTCATCCTCACGAGTGACGTTGTCTACCTGAAGGAAAATCTCGACAAGAATCTGATTCCGCCGATCCCGGGTACGCAATCGCCAGGAGATGCGTACAACAGCTATCAGCGCATTCGTCTCATCCGCGACGCCAACAACGCTCAGATCTTCTACGGGCATGACCCCGAGATCTTCAAGGCGACGAAGAAGGCGCCCGAATTCTACGATTGA
- a CDS encoding alkaline phosphatase family protein yields MLGDTMAKLVVCALLAVLASTLQSNAQQNVILFVADGLRAAAVTPERAPAFARVRDTGVNFSNSHSLYPTITTSNASVIATGHLIGDTGDFGNTFYMGFPVASAARTVTPFIQDNAVLGELNQHHGGNFIAEHSIMAAAREKGYFTAALGKVGPVGIHDLTQLDGKTTIFFDDDTGKKNGIVLRPDVVEMLKKVGLALETPGRAQRENPGKSTNIVQQKYYRDIVTKVLLPYFKESKKPFMLLYWSSDPDGTQHSQRDSINELAPGINGPTSLAAIKVADDDLAAIVAALGDLGLETDTNIFVTADHGFSTVSKQSKTSPAAKLKYDKVPEGQLPPGFLAIDLAHALGLPLHEPSAEGPGVDYKAGKYPRRASASIGNDPAKPAIVVGANGGNDLIYLPQDNAKILARQVVQALLAQDYTSGIFVRDDLGPVPGALPMSRVGLKGGARTPTPAIVVNFRSETTGCDQPLFCSATVSDTTLLQGQGHHGSFSRADTGNFMAAIGPAFKTGFNDTAPVSNADIAPTLEKILGVTLPPVGKLRGRALTEALTGGKPVRPWRLDLVSKRGDNGLRTIVNMQFVGRTRYFDAAGFPGRTVGLKVPASAR; encoded by the coding sequence ATGTTGGGGGACACCATGGCGAAATTGGTCGTCTGCGCGTTGCTCGCTGTCCTGGCGAGCACGCTGCAATCCAATGCTCAACAGAACGTCATCCTGTTCGTCGCTGATGGTCTTCGGGCCGCTGCGGTCACGCCCGAGCGAGCGCCCGCATTCGCCCGGGTACGGGACACCGGTGTCAACTTCTCGAACAGTCATTCGCTCTATCCAACAATCACCACTTCGAACGCCTCGGTGATCGCGACCGGTCACCTGATCGGCGACACCGGAGATTTCGGCAATACATTCTACATGGGCTTTCCGGTTGCAAGCGCAGCCCGAACCGTAACGCCTTTCATCCAGGACAATGCGGTGTTGGGTGAGCTCAATCAGCATCACGGCGGTAATTTCATTGCCGAGCACTCGATCATGGCGGCGGCGCGCGAAAAGGGCTACTTTACGGCTGCCCTCGGCAAGGTCGGGCCGGTGGGGATCCACGATCTTACCCAGCTCGACGGCAAGACCACGATTTTTTTCGACGACGATACTGGCAAGAAGAATGGCATCGTCTTGCGGCCGGATGTCGTCGAGATGCTCAAGAAAGTCGGATTGGCGCTGGAAACTCCGGGGCGCGCTCAGCGCGAGAACCCCGGCAAGTCCACCAATATCGTTCAGCAGAAATATTATCGGGACATCGTCACCAAGGTACTGTTGCCGTATTTCAAGGAGAGCAAGAAGCCGTTCATGCTACTGTATTGGTCGTCCGATCCGGACGGCACCCAGCACTCCCAGCGCGACAGCATCAATGAGCTTGCTCCCGGCATTAATGGTCCGACGTCCCTCGCTGCAATCAAGGTAGCGGACGACGACCTTGCGGCGATCGTCGCTGCGCTTGGGGATCTTGGGCTTGAGACCGATACGAATATCTTTGTCACTGCCGACCATGGCTTCAGCACCGTGTCGAAGCAAAGCAAGACCAGTCCGGCTGCAAAACTGAAGTACGACAAGGTGCCCGAAGGGCAGTTGCCACCCGGCTTTCTTGCGATCGATCTTGCGCACGCTTTGGGCCTGCCGCTGCATGAGCCTTCCGCTGAAGGACCTGGCGTCGACTACAAGGCTGGAAAATATCCGCGCCGCGCCAGCGCTTCGATCGGCAACGATCCGGCCAAACCCGCTATCGTGGTCGGCGCGAACGGAGGCAACGATCTCATCTATCTACCGCAGGACAACGCCAAAATCCTGGCGAGGCAAGTGGTCCAGGCGCTCCTTGCGCAAGACTACACCAGCGGTATCTTCGTCCGTGATGACCTGGGACCAGTTCCAGGAGCGCTGCCGATGAGCAGAGTGGGCCTCAAAGGTGGCGCGCGAACGCCAACGCCGGCCATCGTCGTGAATTTCCGCTCCGAAACGACGGGCTGCGATCAGCCGCTGTTTTGCAGCGCGACCGTATCCGATACCACCCTTTTGCAGGGGCAAGGTCATCATGGCAGTTTTAGCCGCGCCGATACCGGAAACTTCATGGCGGCTATCGGGCCCGCGTTCAAGACAGGCTTCAACGATACGGCCCCGGTCAGCAACGCTGACATCGCTCCAACGCTTGAGAAGATCCTGGGTGTAACCCTCCCGCCGGTCGGCAAGCTGCGCGGCCGCGCTCTTACCGAAGCACTGACGGGCGGAAAGCCCGTTCGGCCGTGGCGACTGGATCTTGTCTCGAAGCGAGGCGACAACGGCCTGCGCACCATCGTCAACATGCAGTTCGTCGGCCGGACGCGCTACTTTGACGCCGCTGGCTTCCCCGGACGCACCGTCGGCTTGAAAGTGCCGGCGAGTGCGAGGTGA
- a CDS encoding helix-turn-helix domain-containing protein has protein sequence MPFAQRLTCTIDDACEVTGLGRTKLYELIGDRRIVTTTIGRRRLVVVRSLLALLDTNVSN, from the coding sequence ATGCCATTCGCCCAGCGGCTCACCTGCACGATTGACGATGCATGCGAAGTGACCGGCTTGGGACGCACGAAGCTTTACGAGTTGATAGGAGATAGGCGCATCGTCACGACAACGATCGGACGTCGGCGACTAGTAGTGGTGCGCTCACTTCTGGCGCTCCTTGACACCAACGTGTCGAACTAA
- a CDS encoding class I SAM-dependent methyltransferase, producing MAGDIDREGVEKAYGRWAPVYDLVFGKVFDEGRRSTIAEADKIGGRVLDVGVGTGLSLSEYSRNTKLCGVDISEPMLRRARKRVREFGLTNVETLAVMDAKNLAFKDSYFDAVVAQYVITAVPDPERTLDDFIRVLKPGGELILVNHIGAESGPRRMFELAFAPLARRLGWRPEFPWERLTNWADKHGGVTLTERRPMPPMGHFSLIRFRKS from the coding sequence ATGGCTGGGGATATCGACCGCGAGGGGGTCGAAAAGGCTTATGGCCGCTGGGCGCCGGTCTACGATCTCGTGTTCGGCAAGGTGTTCGACGAGGGCCGCCGGTCGACCATCGCGGAAGCCGACAAGATCGGCGGGCGCGTTCTCGACGTCGGCGTCGGCACCGGGCTGTCGCTTTCCGAATATTCGCGCAACACGAAATTGTGCGGCGTCGATATTTCCGAACCAATGCTGCGGCGGGCGCGGAAGCGCGTGCGCGAGTTCGGCCTGACCAATGTCGAAACGCTTGCGGTGATGGACGCCAAGAATCTCGCGTTCAAGGACTCATATTTCGACGCGGTGGTGGCGCAATATGTCATCACGGCGGTGCCGGATCCGGAACGTACGCTGGATGATTTCATCCGCGTGCTGAAACCCGGCGGCGAGCTCATTCTGGTCAATCACATCGGTGCCGAAAGCGGTCCGCGCCGGATGTTCGAACTGGCATTCGCGCCATTGGCGCGGCGGCTCGGCTGGCGGCCGGAATTCCCATGGGAGCGCCTGACCAACTGGGCTGACAAACATGGCGGCGTCACCCTGACCGAACGGCGGCCGATGCCGCCGATGGGGCATTTTTCGCTGATCCGTTTCCGGAAGTCGTGA
- the mnmA gene encoding tRNA 2-thiouridine(34) synthase MnmA: MRNSLDLEGRPQDTRIVVAMSGGVDSSVTAALLKSEGYDVVGITLQLYDHGAATHRKGACCAGRDIHDARNVAERIGIPHYVLDYESRFRESVIDNFADSYALGETPVPCIECNRSVKFRDLLATARELGASALATGHYVASRRLADGSRALVCAADADRDQSYFLFATTREQLDYLRFPLGDMTKPQARELARRFGLEVADKQDSQDICFVPTGRYTDIIGRLKPGAIEPGDIVDLEGHVIGRHQGIVHFTVGQRKGLGIAAGAPLYVVKLDAASRRVVVGPREALRMDRIRLRDINWIGDGLLDRVIGDGIEMFVRVRSTRAPQPAWLRAVDGGYEVELVAGEEGVSPGQACVFYDAPAGQARVLGGGFIKSATATNTVARAGAQQTMTPLPEVMRT, translated from the coding sequence ATGCGAAACAGTCTGGATCTCGAAGGCCGCCCGCAGGACACGCGGATCGTGGTCGCCATGTCCGGCGGCGTCGATTCCTCGGTGACGGCTGCCTTGCTGAAGTCCGAGGGCTATGACGTGGTCGGGATCACGCTGCAGCTTTACGACCACGGCGCGGCCACCCATCGCAAGGGCGCCTGCTGCGCCGGCCGCGACATCCACGACGCCCGCAACGTCGCCGAGCGGATCGGCATTCCGCATTACGTGCTCGACTATGAAAGCCGCTTCCGCGAATCCGTGATCGACAATTTTGCCGACAGCTACGCGCTCGGCGAAACGCCGGTGCCCTGCATCGAGTGCAACCGCTCGGTCAAGTTTCGCGACCTGCTGGCGACCGCGCGCGAACTCGGCGCGAGTGCGCTCGCGACCGGGCACTATGTCGCCTCGCGCCGCCTCGCCGACGGGTCGCGCGCGCTGGTGTGCGCTGCGGACGCCGATCGCGACCAGAGCTATTTCCTGTTCGCGACCACGCGCGAGCAGCTCGATTATCTGCGCTTTCCGCTCGGCGACATGACCAAGCCGCAGGCGCGCGAACTGGCGCGGCGCTTCGGCCTCGAAGTCGCCGACAAGCAGGACAGCCAGGACATCTGCTTCGTGCCGACCGGGCGCTACACCGACATCATCGGTCGCCTGAAGCCGGGCGCGATCGAGCCCGGCGACATCGTCGATCTCGAAGGCCACGTCATCGGCCGTCATCAGGGCATCGTTCATTTCACCGTCGGCCAGCGCAAGGGGCTCGGCATCGCCGCCGGCGCGCCGCTCTATGTCGTCAAGCTCGATGCGGCCAGCCGCCGCGTCGTGGTGGGGCCGCGCGAGGCATTGCGGATGGATCGCATCCGCCTTCGCGACATCAACTGGATCGGCGACGGGCTGCTGGATCGCGTCATCGGCGACGGCATCGAGATGTTCGTGCGCGTGCGCTCGACCCGCGCGCCCCAGCCGGCCTGGTTGCGCGCGGTCGATGGCGGTTATGAGGTCGAACTCGTTGCCGGCGAAGAGGGCGTCTCGCCCGGCCAGGCCTGCGTGTTCTACGATGCGCCGGCGGGACAGGCGCGCGTGCTCGGCGGTGGATTCATCAAGAGCGCGACCGCAACGAATACGGTGGCAAGGGCAGGGGCGCAGCAAACGATGACGCCGCTCCCCGAGGTGATGCGCACTTAA
- a CDS encoding flagellar hook-length control protein FliK → MVSVTSEVSANASFQNAAARSARPDSEPLARNDSFAALVDSNTAANNNDNRTQDNAPAPRRSDDAQAASDNRARDNAAASDKAARNDSNDRNAAAKAHSDKARDDGKADSNADADTKTDTDTKAATARRAKSKSDGAKSDETTQASSGDASAAADQTETAQDGTAVVTVDAIAVAIPAAAAPAATASATQATDKATAPLAIAAAAIAAAASLAAETAPAAPTVNAAQADGGSKTGAQGGIGQAVSAQATSADPSITTGIAQAAAVVAATPAATKAAVQLKSADLGRKGATTAVEQAGTTDTAAPAADTIVPAVTPPIEAAGKPKSENGIADAVNAHASGNSIAPPAANAQANAHLAASDIGQTPVNSSGNGLQVAGAIQAQQPPASATTPAAASQLTATAAASAPVPVSGLAMEIAASAKSGKTSFEIRLDPAELGRIDVRIDVDRHGQVTSHLTVERPETLSMLRQDANQLQRALDSAGLSTGNGGLQFSLRDQSSQGQNDGNQSNPNAHRLVVSEEDSVPAVVAGRNYGRMLGASGGVDIRV, encoded by the coding sequence GTGGTTAGTGTCACGTCAGAAGTATCGGCAAACGCATCTTTTCAGAATGCGGCGGCGAGGTCCGCCCGGCCGGATTCCGAGCCGCTGGCCAGAAACGACAGCTTCGCGGCGCTGGTCGACAGCAATACGGCCGCCAACAACAACGACAATCGCACCCAGGACAACGCGCCCGCCCCGCGCCGCTCCGACGATGCGCAAGCCGCATCCGACAACCGCGCGCGCGACAATGCTGCCGCATCGGACAAGGCCGCGCGCAACGATTCGAATGATCGCAACGCCGCGGCCAAAGCACACAGCGACAAGGCACGCGACGACGGCAAAGCCGACAGCAACGCCGATGCCGATACCAAGACCGATACCGACACCAAAGCCGCGACGGCCCGCCGCGCCAAATCGAAGTCCGATGGCGCGAAGTCCGACGAGACGACGCAGGCATCTTCCGGCGACGCTTCCGCGGCAGCCGATCAGACTGAGACGGCGCAGGATGGAACGGCCGTGGTGACGGTCGACGCCATTGCCGTTGCCATCCCCGCTGCCGCAGCGCCGGCGGCGACAGCTTCCGCGACACAAGCAACCGACAAGGCGACTGCGCCGCTTGCCATCGCTGCGGCAGCGATCGCAGCCGCCGCCTCGCTCGCCGCCGAGACGGCGCCAGCCGCTCCCACCGTGAACGCCGCGCAGGCCGACGGCGGCTCCAAGACCGGCGCGCAGGGCGGCATCGGCCAGGCCGTTAGCGCCCAAGCCACATCCGCCGACCCGTCCATCACAACCGGCATCGCTCAGGCCGCAGCAGTGGTCGCGGCGACGCCCGCCGCCACCAAAGCCGCCGTTCAGCTCAAGAGCGCCGATCTCGGCAGGAAAGGTGCCACGACGGCAGTCGAGCAGGCCGGCACCACCGATACCGCCGCCCCCGCCGCGGACACCATTGTGCCCGCTGTCACGCCGCCGATCGAAGCCGCGGGCAAGCCGAAGTCCGAGAACGGCATCGCCGACGCCGTGAACGCCCACGCGTCAGGCAATTCCATCGCGCCGCCGGCCGCTAACGCCCAAGCCAACGCGCATCTTGCCGCCTCCGACATCGGGCAGACGCCGGTCAATTCCTCCGGCAACGGCCTTCAGGTTGCCGGTGCGATCCAGGCGCAGCAACCGCCCGCTTCCGCCACGACGCCGGCTGCCGCAAGCCAGCTCACCGCCACGGCCGCCGCAAGCGCGCCGGTACCGGTCAGCGGACTTGCGATGGAAATCGCCGCGTCCGCCAAGAGTGGCAAGACCAGCTTCGAAATTCGCCTCGATCCCGCCGAACTCGGCCGCATCGACGTCCGCATCGATGTCGACCGCCACGGCCAGGTGACGTCGCATCTGACCGTCGAGCGGCCGGAAACGCTGTCGATGCTGCGTCAGGACGCCAACCAGTTGCAGCGCGCACTCGACAGTGCCGGACTCTCGACCGGCAATGGCGGCCTGCAGTTCAGCCTGCGCGACCAGTCCTCGCAGGGCCAGAACGACGGTAACCAGTCCAATCCCAACGCGCATCGCCTCGTCGTCAGCGAGGAAGACAGCGTGCCGGCCGTCGTCGCCGGCCGCAACTATGGCCGCATGCTCGGTGCGAGCGGCGGCGTTGATATTAGAGTTTAA
- a CDS encoding flagellar hook assembly protein FlgD — translation MAVDVNMPTPVVSAPGTGSATGNKTASDKTTGIADNFQTFLTLLTTQLQNQNPLDPLDTNQFTQQLVQFAGVEQQLRSNEQLKSLIEIEKSAQATQALVYVGNTVAVDGSTAQFDKSATWNFQAEKDTSATITITNSTGQTAFTGSYSLKQGNSSFVWDGKGNDGVQWPAGTYTLTATGKDSSGNNVAISTEVQGIVDSVDLSASPPLLSIGGQNYTTDKIKRVVRPTTTSS, via the coding sequence ATGGCAGTTGATGTAAACATGCCGACGCCGGTCGTCTCGGCGCCCGGGACCGGCTCCGCTACCGGCAACAAGACCGCTTCGGACAAGACGACGGGAATTGCGGATAATTTCCAGACCTTCCTGACGCTGCTGACCACGCAGTTGCAGAACCAGAACCCGCTGGATCCGCTCGACACCAACCAGTTCACCCAGCAACTCGTGCAGTTTGCCGGCGTCGAGCAGCAGCTCAGATCGAACGAACAGTTGAAGTCGCTGATCGAAATCGAAAAGAGCGCCCAGGCGACCCAGGCGCTGGTCTATGTCGGCAACACTGTCGCCGTCGACGGCAGCACGGCGCAGTTCGACAAATCGGCGACCTGGAATTTTCAGGCCGAGAAAGACACCAGCGCGACGATCACGATCACCAATTCGACAGGCCAGACCGCCTTTACCGGGTCGTATTCGCTCAAACAGGGCAATTCCAGTTTCGTCTGGGATGGCAAGGGCAATGATGGCGTACAATGGCCGGCCGGTACCTACACCTTGACCGCCACCGGCAAGGACAGCTCCGGCAACAACGTGGCGATCTCCACCGAGGTCCAGGGCATCGTCGATTCAGTCGATCTCAGCGCCTCCCCGCCGCTGCTCTCGATCGGCGGCCAAAACTATACCACCGACAAGATCAAGCGGGTGGTCCGTCCGACCACCACCTCCAGCTAG
- a CDS encoding DUF1153 domain-containing protein, translating into MTEPHRPRVKYVIGPDGSPLTIADLPAPGTKRWVIRRKAEVVAAVRGGLLSLEEACSRYTLTVDEFLSWQFSIDQHGLAGLRTTRIQQYRQ; encoded by the coding sequence ATGACAGAACCCCATCGCCCGAGGGTAAAATACGTCATCGGGCCTGACGGCAGCCCGTTGACAATTGCCGACCTGCCCGCGCCCGGCACGAAACGGTGGGTTATCCGCCGCAAGGCCGAGGTCGTTGCAGCGGTCCGCGGCGGCCTGCTCTCCCTCGAGGAAGCCTGCAGCCGTTATACCCTGACGGTCGACGAATTCCTGTCCTGGCAGTTTTCCATCGATCAGCATGGTCTGGCAGGTCTCCGGACCACCCGGATCCAGCAATATCGGCAGTAA